The genomic DNA TGGTCCGACCGTCGAAATCGCGCCACTCGGGCCCTGACCGCCCGTTCAGCGCATACGACCGGAGCGACAGGCGTTTGCCCCTCGCCCGCCGACTCCGGACCATGGCACCCTCGCTGGGCGGCGCGCTCGTCGGCCGCGCGCTCCCCGCGCTCGCGCTCGTCGCCTGCCTCCTCCTCGCGGGCTGTGCCCTGCCCGGTGGAACCGACGGCGGGGACGACGGCGACCTCACCGCCAGCGTCGACTGGGTGGCCGGCGACTCGGAGATCCTCGGCAACCACCACTCGCCCGGCGTGGGCCGACTCCCGGACACGGATGGTCCGGACGGCGTCGTCGTCGCCCACCCGCTCGGCGGCCGCGGCGACCGGGCGGGCTGTCGCCTGCTCGCGCTGAACGGGAGCGGCGGTGAGCGCTGGACGGAACCCGTTCCGCCCGAGCACTGCACCATCCACGCCGTCGCCGACCCGACCGTCGCGGACTTCCTCGGCGGCCCCGCACCGGAGGTCATCGCCTCCACGACCGAGGCCGAGACGGTCGCCTACGATGCGCGCACCGGACAGCGCCGCTTCGCCGTCTCGCTCACCGACTACGGCTACGTTACCCCCGTGGTCGCGAACCTGACCGGCGACGACGCCCCGGAACTCGTCACCCTCGACGCCCGCGGCGAGCTGTTCGTCGTCCGGCCGGACGGGGTGGTCTGGCGACGTTCGCTCGACGCCTACACCTTCGCCGACCCCTCGGTCGACGACTTCGACGCCGACGGCGCCCCCGAACTCGTCCTCGGCCTCGGTGACGGCCGCGTGCTCGCCCTCACCGGGAACGGTGTCCGCGAGTGGAACACCTCCCTCTCCGAGGCCGTCGTCTGGGCGGAGGCTGCCGACGTCGACGAGGACGCCGCGGTCGAGTTCCTCGTCACCACCTTCGACGGCGAGGTCCTCGCGCTGGATGGGCGGACGGGCGAGGTGGAGTGGCGCTACGGCGGCGCGGGCGACCTCGCGGCGGTCGGGCCCGCCCTCGACGGGGACGGCGACGGCGGGCACGAGGTGTACGTCACTGGCAAGGACGCCCGCGTGCGGGCGCTGGACGGTGGGACCGGCGAGGTCGAATGGACGAGCGAGCCGCTCTCGGAGGCACCGCTGCGCTCGGTGCCGCCGGCCGTCGCCGGGGACGTGGACGGCGATGGCACCGACGAGATCGTGGCCGTCACGGGCGACGGCGTCGTCGGCGTGCTGGCCGGCGACGGGACCGTCCGCGCGACGTACGACCGCGGCGGCGACCGGGCGCTCTACACGCCCGCCGTCACCGCCGACCTCGACGACGACGGCCGGGACGAGGTGCTGGTACCGTACGGTGACGGCCGGCTCCACGCCGTCTCGTTCGACTGAGCGGGGGCGGCGCGGGCCGCCCGGCGAGCGCCGAGAGGCATGCCGTCGGCCACTGGCCGAACCGCGTGGCTATCCGTGGATAGCTAGTAGAAGGTGCAGGAACGGGCCCCGCTACAGTTCGATCTCCTCGCCCTCGTACAGCTCCTCGAAGTCGAGCTCCTCGTCCTGGTGTTCGATCGCCTGTTTGATATCGCGTTCGCGGCGCTGTTCTCGCTTCACCAGTCCCTTCCGCTCGCGGCCCTTCTTCGTGTCTCCCATTACAGTGTGTGTCAATACCACACACTAACTTGAACCTGTCGGCGCCCCCGACCGCCCTCCGGTCCCGGACGGTGACACTGCCACGTCCGCTCCGCAGCCGCGTCCCGGCGCTTCCGTCCGGCATAGCTGGTGACACCCGTGTCACGGAGACGCTGATATGTCTCGCCCGCGTAGGTCGGGTCACCATGGTCAACATGTTCGTCGACGGCGAGTGGCGCACCGACGCCCACGAGATGAACGACGACGACGGCGAGTTCGAGCGCGACGAGACCACCTTCCGTGATCGGCTCGGCGACGAATTCCCGGCCGAGGCGGGCCGGTACCACCTCTACATCTCGCGGGCCTGCCCGTGGGCCCACGGCGCGGCGATGGTCCGGTCGCTGCTGGGCCTGGAGGA from Haloglomus litoreum includes the following:
- a CDS encoding PQQ-binding-like beta-propeller repeat protein; the encoded protein is MAPSLGGALVGRALPALALVACLLLAGCALPGGTDGGDDGDLTASVDWVAGDSEILGNHHSPGVGRLPDTDGPDGVVVAHPLGGRGDRAGCRLLALNGSGGERWTEPVPPEHCTIHAVADPTVADFLGGPAPEVIASTTEAETVAYDARTGQRRFAVSLTDYGYVTPVVANLTGDDAPELVTLDARGELFVVRPDGVVWRRSLDAYTFADPSVDDFDADGAPELVLGLGDGRVLALTGNGVREWNTSLSEAVVWAEAADVDEDAAVEFLVTTFDGEVLALDGRTGEVEWRYGGAGDLAAVGPALDGDGDGGHEVYVTGKDARVRALDGGTGEVEWTSEPLSEAPLRSVPPAVAGDVDGDGTDEIVAVTGDGVVGVLAGDGTVRATYDRGGDRALYTPAVTADLDDDGRDEVLVPYGDGRLHAVSFD